The genomic region CCAAGACTATAGTTTTCGCTTTGCGGCGGGCAGCATGAATAGCTGCTTGAAGCCCTCCTGGCCCTGCTCCTATTATGGCAACATCATATATTTCACTCACTTTTTTCCTCCTCTTTGGGAAGTTCGTGTATTTCTTCTACTCCTTCAGTAGGAACACTTATGCGATATTCTTCTTCAAGCCAGTGGCCAAGGTCTATTAGCTTGCAGCGTTCAGAGCAAAAAGGCCTAAAGGGATTACCTTCCCAGGATGTTAGCCGTCCGCATTGAGGACACTTATGTTTTTTTTTCATTGTTAGCCAAGGACCCAAATACTTTTTCCTGTCAGATTAAAAATAACCTTGGAAGAAACAGAGCCCAAGAGAAGG from Thermodesulfatator atlanticus DSM 21156 harbors:
- a CDS encoding DNA gyrase inhibitor YacG, producing MKKKHKCPQCGRLTSWEGNPFRPFCSERCKLIDLGHWLEEEYRISVPTEGVEEIHELPKEEEKSE